One genomic segment of Candidatus Desulfatibia profunda includes these proteins:
- a CDS encoding DNA-binding protein: protein MLTAEKVIKEIYLLSTEEREKVARHIIEFGIKGPHPNVPEILDIKGWQDEIARKPFNLK from the coding sequence ATGCTGACAGCCGAAAAAGTCATAAAGGAAATATACCTTCTTTCAACAGAGGAAAGAGAAAAAGTTGCTCGCCATATTATAGAATTTGGCATAAAAGGCCCACATCCAAATGTTCCTGAGATACTGGACATAAAAGGATGGCAGGATGAAATTGCAAGAAAGCCGTTTAATCTAAAAC